In Paenibacillus protaetiae, the genomic stretch TATTCGTCTACAAAAGTCGAATGGACTCATTCGGTTGCGGATAAATTCATCATCATTGGGGTGGAAGATGAAAAAAATTGCGCTAATGCTGTTGTTTATGTCGATGTTTTTTCCTCTTTTTTCCGGAATGGGACAAGCAGCCGAGTCTGCTGCTGTTGTGCCAAAGCTGTTTTTAAACGGCCAGCCGCTGCAAGCGAGCGTACCGCCCCAGATTGTGCAAGGCAAATATACGGTTGTGCCGGTCCGTATCGTATCTGAAAACTTAGGCTACCAGGTTGGCTGGCAGCAGGATACCAAAACCGTCACCATACATAACGGCCAAAATGAAATTGTATTGCAAATTAACGATGACAGCGCGCTGGTTAACCATGTGCCGGTGCAGCTCGACGTTCCGGCCATGATCGACCAGGGAACAACGCTGATTCCTTTACGGTTCGTCGGAGAGCAGATGGGCCTTGCCGTCAACTGGGATCAAGCTACGAAATCCGTTTATCTTACGCGTGAAGAAGAGACGGACCCGGTTGACGAGGAAGAAGGAGACGATCCGTCTGCCGATCCGGGCGCGTTAATCTCTTCCGTATCTTACGATAGCATGGAAGGTCTTGTTGTCCAATACGAAGGTGAGCTGCATCCGAACGTCCCTTTTAAACTGGACAACCCCAAACGTATCGTTATTGATCTGCCTAATACGGGATATGGCCCATCTGCCTTGTTTGCCGGCGCCGAGGTTAAGCTCCCGGTAACAGATAACCCGTATTTGCTTGGCGTCCGCTACTCGCTGTTTGCCAAAGATCCGGATACGGCCAGGCTGGTGCTGGATTTGGCGGAGGATGCTGATGTGGTTCTGGATGACAGCGATCCCGGTAAGCTGCGTATTCAGCTTGGAGAACCTTCCGGCAATAACGGCAGCACCGGGCAGCAGACAGATCCTTCCGTTCCGGGTGTACCGGCAGGGGACGGCCAGACGTCTGGCGGCAAAGTGTATACGGTCGTCATTGATGCGGGCCACGGCGGAACGGACCCCGGCGCCAGAAGTGTAGACGGCAGATGGGAAAAAGATTTGAATCTGCAAATCTCGCTGAAGCTTAAAGCGCTGCTGGATCAAGAGAAGCAGATTAAAGTTGTGCTGAGCAGGCCGGAAGATAAGTACGTTGGGCTTGCCGACCGCGTTACTATAGCCGAACAAAACAAAGCGGATATTTTTATATCGATCCACGCGAACAGTGATCCGAAAGGGACGGCAACCGGTACGGAAACCTATTACACAAGGGAATCAAGCAAATCTCTTGCGGATGTTATCCATTCCCATCTTGTGAAAGGGACAGGCCTTAAAGACCGCGGCGTGAAACAGGAGAGCCTGCATGTCACCAGAGAAACTACAATGCCGGCGATCTTGCTGGAAACGGGATTTCTGACGAATCAGACGGATGTCAATACCGT encodes the following:
- a CDS encoding N-acetylmuramoyl-L-alanine amidase family protein translates to MKKIALMLLFMSMFFPLFSGMGQAAESAAVVPKLFLNGQPLQASVPPQIVQGKYTVVPVRIVSENLGYQVGWQQDTKTVTIHNGQNEIVLQINDDSALVNHVPVQLDVPAMIDQGTTLIPLRFVGEQMGLAVNWDQATKSVYLTREEETDPVDEEEGDDPSADPGALISSVSYDSMEGLVVQYEGELHPNVPFKLDNPKRIVIDLPNTGYGPSALFAGAEVKLPVTDNPYLLGVRYSLFAKDPDTARLVLDLAEDADVVLDDSDPGKLRIQLGEPSGNNGSTGQQTDPSVPGVPAGDGQTSGGKVYTVVIDAGHGGTDPGARSVDGRWEKDLNLQISLKLKALLDQEKQIKVVLSRPEDKYVGLADRVTIAEQNKADIFISIHANSDPKGTATGTETYYTRESSKSLADVIHSHLVKGTGLKDRGVKQESLHVTRETTMPAILLETGFLTNQTDVNTVFDDKVQNRIAAEIVAGIKQYLKLS